Proteins encoded together in one uncultured Desulfosarcina sp. window:
- a CDS encoding flavodoxin family protein, with the protein MSAFADYIRSCARNGNVEAKVLGVGASPRKGGNSDVLLQHIVRGVTKNGIFAGSLQLRDYQYQGCIGCERCRKDKICTGLKDGMTLLYPELIESRGLILVSPTHNYNVTAWMKAFIDRLYCFYHFDDSRPRQWSSRLSGEGRKAVLAAVCEQEKKEDMGFTLDAMRLPLEALGYEIIGTLPVLGIFDKAKVKEKAAVLAEAAALGAKLAESL; encoded by the coding sequence ATGAGCGCTTTTGCCGATTATATTCGATCCTGTGCCCGGAATGGGAACGTGGAAGCCAAGGTCCTGGGTGTCGGGGCAAGCCCCAGAAAAGGCGGCAATTCCGATGTACTGCTGCAGCACATCGTTCGCGGCGTCACGAAAAACGGAATTTTTGCCGGCAGCCTTCAACTGCGGGATTATCAGTATCAGGGATGTATCGGATGCGAACGCTGCAGAAAGGACAAGATCTGTACCGGCTTGAAAGACGGCATGACGCTGCTTTATCCGGAACTGATCGAATCGCGGGGCCTGATCCTTGTCTCGCCCACCCACAATTACAACGTCACCGCCTGGATGAAGGCCTTCATCGACCGGTTATACTGTTTTTATCATTTTGACGACAGTCGCCCCAGGCAGTGGTCGAGCCGCTTGTCCGGCGAGGGACGCAAGGCGGTTCTGGCCGCCGTCTGCGAGCAGGAGAAGAAAGAAGACATGGGCTTTACCCTCGACGCCATGCGCCTGCCTCTCGAAGCGCTGGGCTATGAAATCATCGGGACGCTACCGGTCCTGGGCATCTTCGACAAAGCCAAAGTAAAAGAAAAGGCCGCGGTTTTAGCCGAAGCCGCGGCCCTCGGTGCGAAACTGGCCGAATCCCTGTAA
- a CDS encoding GNAT family N-acetyltransferase, translating into MTASAEIIKGYIPGAIGRISELHGAYYHKHWGFGLFFEAKVATELSEFLMRYDAEKDGIWVASQDGRIEGAIVMDGIHAETDGAHLRWFILSDTLRGKGVGRTLVKKAMAFCRAKNYRKAHLWTFEGLDAAKRLYEEAGFRLVRQKRGIQWGTEVNEQYMEADLGETTS; encoded by the coding sequence ATGACCGCCTCCGCGGAGATCATAAAGGGCTATATCCCCGGTGCCATCGGCCGGATTTCAGAACTTCACGGCGCCTATTACCATAAGCACTGGGGGTTCGGACTCTTTTTCGAGGCCAAGGTGGCCACGGAGCTTTCGGAATTTCTAATGCGATACGACGCGGAGAAAGACGGCATCTGGGTCGCCTCGCAAGACGGCCGGATCGAGGGCGCCATTGTTATGGACGGTATCCACGCCGAAACCGACGGCGCCCATCTACGCTGGTTCATCCTGTCCGATACCTTGCGGGGAAAGGGCGTCGGCCGGACATTGGTCAAGAAAGCGATGGCGTTCTGCAGGGCCAAAAACTACCGCAAGGCCCATCTTTGGACCTTCGAAGGGCTGGATGCCGCCAAGCGGCTCTACGAAGAAGCCGGCTTTCGGCTTGTCCGGCAAAAAAGGGGCATCCAGTGGGGCACCGAGGTTAATGAGCAGTATATGGAGGCCGACCTGGGCGAGACGACTTCGTAA
- a CDS encoding rhomboid family intramembrane serine protease: MHPRGFRRPIGFGSPLTSTGKIMLVVYTAVYIIELIGEQWLGLELYGLLALSPLHSGQFHFWQLITHPVIHPPGSPIGFLIDCLVFYFFAGTVETALGTRRFLRLYVLAAVGAAAVGLIFGTLTPPGIAFAGMMPSLLALIVVFGLLNPEATVLFMFVLPIKAKYISYGTVIVTALTFLARTNVHGAYHLGGIALAWFYFRSPTQWLDANWWRWKYFEYSQKKRRSRFTVIDGGNEDKDNKPTLH; encoded by the coding sequence ATGCATCCCCGAGGATTTCGCAGACCCATCGGATTCGGCAGCCCGCTGACATCGACCGGCAAAATCATGCTGGTCGTCTATACGGCGGTGTACATAATCGAACTCATCGGCGAGCAGTGGCTGGGGCTTGAACTGTATGGGCTGCTGGCCCTCAGCCCCTTGCATAGCGGCCAGTTTCACTTCTGGCAGTTGATCACCCATCCGGTGATCCATCCTCCCGGGTCGCCCATCGGTTTTCTCATCGACTGCCTGGTGTTCTACTTTTTCGCCGGTACCGTCGAAACGGCACTGGGAACCCGAAGATTCCTGCGGCTGTACGTCCTTGCCGCCGTCGGTGCTGCCGCTGTCGGTCTGATCTTCGGGACACTGACCCCGCCGGGTATTGCCTTTGCGGGCATGATGCCCAGCCTGCTGGCCCTGATCGTGGTGTTCGGGCTGCTCAATCCCGAGGCCACCGTCCTTTTCATGTTCGTTCTGCCCATCAAGGCCAAATACATCAGCTACGGCACCGTCATTGTAACGGCCCTGACCTTTCTGGCCCGGACCAATGTGCATGGTGCCTATCATCTGGGCGGCATTGCACTGGCCTGGTTTTACTTCCGTTCACCGACCCAATGGCTGGACGCCAACTGGTGGCGGTGGAAATATTTCGAATATAGCCAGAAAAAGCGTCGCTCCCGGTTCACCGTCATCGACGGGGGGAACGAAGATAAGGACAACAAGCCGACCCTCCATTGA
- a CDS encoding adenosylcobalamin-dependent ribonucleoside-diphosphate reductase, translated as MTICNFTPLAREVLEKRYLARNYRGEIIETPDELFSRVAGVVAGADRLFDAGASVRKTAARFEEALTSLSFLPNSPCLMNAGRPLGQLAACFVLPVEDNLESIFQSLKDSALIHRTGGGTGFSFGRLRPSGDTIFPASGVTGGPVSFMQLFDAATHLIDRNRVRPGANMGVLPVSHPDIREFVAVKRDRRLLSNFNLSVAVDDGFIACAKAGRDYPLIHPRTGAVVDRLSAAELLDEMARSAWETGDPGILFLDRINRANPTPAIGRLEATNPCGEQPLLPYESCTLGSINLNRVVDGEAVDFEKLESLVHLAVHFLDNVVEVNRHPVPQTEEWSRMNRKIGLGVMGFADMLILLGIPYQSERAVALAEEIMSRIQRSAVAASGELAARRGSFPAFHQSVFPDRGVKRRRNATLTTVAPTGTISLLAGASSSVEPVFAFEVQRRIGDEIFMDKHPIYARCQQEGRLIDPGIFQTAWEVSPHWHLKIQAAFQKYTDNAVSKTVNLPENITEDQVRDLFIEAADMNLKGITVYRDNSLPDQILSACSLKNEECS; from the coding sequence ATGACGATCTGCAACTTCACCCCCCTGGCCAGAGAAGTGCTGGAAAAACGGTATCTGGCCCGCAACTACCGTGGAGAGATTATCGAGACGCCGGACGAACTGTTTTCACGGGTCGCCGGGGTCGTGGCCGGGGCGGACCGCCTGTTCGATGCCGGGGCCAGCGTTCGCAAGACGGCGGCCCGCTTCGAGGAAGCTTTGACTTCGCTCTCGTTTCTGCCCAACTCTCCCTGCCTGATGAATGCCGGACGGCCCCTGGGCCAGCTGGCCGCCTGCTTTGTGCTGCCGGTGGAGGATAATCTGGAGTCCATTTTCCAGAGCCTCAAGGACAGCGCCCTGATTCACCGCACCGGCGGCGGAACCGGATTTTCCTTTGGCCGGCTGCGCCCCTCCGGGGACACCATTTTTCCGGCTTCCGGCGTGACCGGGGGGCCGGTATCTTTCATGCAGCTGTTCGATGCCGCCACCCATCTCATCGACCGCAACCGGGTGCGGCCCGGCGCCAACATGGGGGTGCTGCCGGTGAGCCACCCGGACATCCGGGAATTTGTCGCCGTGAAGCGCGACCGCCGGCTGCTGAGCAATTTCAACCTTTCGGTTGCGGTGGACGACGGATTCATTGCCTGCGCCAAGGCCGGCCGCGACTATCCGCTGATTCACCCGAGAACCGGTGCGGTGGTCGACCGCCTTTCGGCCGCCGAACTGCTTGACGAGATGGCCCGCAGCGCCTGGGAGACCGGCGATCCCGGCATCCTTTTCCTGGACCGCATCAACCGGGCCAATCCCACGCCGGCGATCGGAAGGCTGGAGGCGACCAATCCGTGCGGAGAGCAGCCGCTGTTGCCGTATGAATCGTGCACCCTGGGATCGATCAACCTGAATCGGGTCGTGGACGGCGAGGCCGTCGATTTCGAAAAACTGGAATCGCTGGTCCACCTGGCCGTTCATTTTCTGGACAATGTGGTGGAGGTCAACCGCCACCCCGTTCCCCAGACCGAGGAGTGGAGCCGTATGAACCGCAAGATCGGCCTGGGTGTGATGGGATTTGCCGACATGCTGATTCTTCTCGGCATTCCCTATCAGAGTGAGCGTGCCGTGGCCCTGGCCGAAGAGATCATGTCCCGCATCCAGCGGTCCGCCGTGGCCGCTTCGGGCGAACTGGCCGCCAGGCGAGGCAGTTTCCCGGCCTTTCACCAGAGCGTGTTTCCGGACCGGGGCGTCAAAAGACGCCGCAACGCCACCCTGACCACCGTGGCGCCCACCGGCACCATCAGCCTTCTGGCCGGCGCGAGCAGCAGCGTCGAGCCCGTGTTCGCCTTCGAAGTGCAGCGCCGCATCGGCGATGAGATTTTTATGGACAAGCATCCCATATACGCCCGCTGCCAGCAAGAGGGACGGCTAATCGATCCCGGGATCTTTCAGACTGCCTGGGAGGTTTCGCCCCACTGGCACCTGAAGATTCAGGCGGCTTTCCAGAAATATACGGACAACGCCGTTTCCAAGACGGTAAATCTTCCTGAAAACATCACCGAAGATCAAGTCAGAGACTTGTTTATAGAGGCGGCGGACATGAATTTGAAAGGCATCACCGTCTACCGGGACAACTCCCTTCCGGACCAGATTCTCTCGGCCTGCTCGTTGAAAAATGAGGAGTGCTCCTGA
- a CDS encoding heterodisulfide reductase-related iron-sulfur binding cluster, producing MDLTREIYWNVGHGAATLIPMYALMIIALGAMVRRFLLRIQIYKQGLPLDRTDRLNERIRRAMKVLFSQKHVIQQRWPGVAHGLFFWGFTVLTIGTILVFVQVDVTAPWFNVKFLAGTVYLFFSLSLDIAGFLCLVMLVGLLVRRYTAPDGMAITRLDTAAHGVLLAILVTGFGVEGLRIAVTEMGTPLSFWSPVGLLVAMPLSHVDEAGLRGLHLAMWWLHLALVAGFIVLIPFTRLKHVVTTGLNHVFESLEPKATLDKLDLEDENAETFGATHIHELTWKDIFDTDACTACMRCQERCPAYSTDKPLSPMRVVDVLGDIAERHPEANLFETIGEDAIWSCTTCGACQDGCPAAIEHVRKIVEIRRAMVLTHATFPQELIETFNNLENQANPWGFGADSRADWAKDMDVPLMSDRPEAELLWFVGCAGSFDERGRKISRALARVLQRAGVDFAILGPEEACNGDMARRAGNEYLAQMLMQQNAEVFNQYKPKRILTGCPHCFNIIKNEYLQFDARYPVVSHAELLFDLHRQGRLKPNGKDLGALTFHDSCYLGRWNGIVEPPRDLLRSMNNGQLAEMQRIRENGFCCGAGGGRMFMEENLGKRINVERAAEVIATGAATVATACPFCATMLSDGLLDRDADVAVRDIAQLVDEATA from the coding sequence GACAGAACCGACCGGTTGAATGAACGTATTCGCCGTGCGATGAAAGTTCTCTTCTCGCAAAAACACGTCATCCAGCAGCGATGGCCCGGGGTGGCGCACGGGCTTTTTTTCTGGGGATTTACCGTTCTGACAATTGGAACCATCCTGGTTTTTGTTCAGGTTGATGTCACCGCTCCCTGGTTTAACGTGAAATTCCTTGCCGGAACCGTCTACCTGTTTTTTTCACTCTCCCTTGATATTGCCGGGTTCCTGTGCCTGGTCATGCTGGTGGGATTGCTGGTCCGTCGATATACCGCGCCGGACGGCATGGCCATCACCCGGCTCGATACGGCCGCCCATGGTGTTCTATTGGCCATTCTGGTAACCGGTTTTGGGGTCGAAGGGCTCCGGATAGCCGTTACCGAGATGGGAACACCGCTGTCTTTCTGGTCTCCCGTGGGGCTGCTGGTGGCCATGCCGCTGTCGCATGTCGATGAAGCAGGGCTTCGGGGACTGCATCTGGCCATGTGGTGGCTTCATCTGGCATTGGTTGCCGGCTTTATCGTGCTGATTCCGTTCACTCGACTCAAGCATGTCGTGACAACCGGCCTGAATCATGTCTTCGAATCCCTTGAACCAAAGGCGACGCTCGACAAACTCGATCTCGAGGATGAAAATGCCGAGACCTTTGGTGCGACCCATATTCATGAGCTGACCTGGAAAGATATTTTCGATACCGATGCCTGTACCGCCTGCATGCGCTGCCAGGAGCGGTGCCCGGCATATAGCACGGACAAACCCCTTTCACCCATGCGGGTAGTCGATGTGCTTGGCGACATCGCCGAACGGCATCCGGAAGCAAACCTGTTCGAAACGATCGGGGAAGACGCAATCTGGTCCTGCACCACATGCGGCGCCTGTCAGGACGGTTGCCCCGCCGCCATCGAGCATGTCCGGAAAATCGTGGAGATTCGACGGGCCATGGTGCTGACCCACGCCACGTTCCCCCAGGAATTGATAGAGACTTTCAACAACCTCGAAAACCAGGCCAATCCCTGGGGCTTTGGCGCCGACAGCCGGGCCGACTGGGCTAAGGACATGGACGTGCCGCTGATGAGCGATCGTCCCGAGGCCGAACTGCTCTGGTTTGTGGGCTGCGCCGGCTCCTTCGATGAACGGGGCAGGAAGATCTCCCGGGCCCTGGCGCGGGTGCTGCAGCGCGCCGGCGTCGACTTCGCCATCCTGGGGCCGGAAGAGGCCTGCAACGGCGATATGGCCCGCCGGGCCGGCAACGAGTATCTGGCCCAGATGCTGATGCAGCAGAACGCCGAAGTGTTCAACCAGTACAAGCCCAAGAGAATTCTCACCGGCTGCCCCCACTGCTTCAACATCATCAAAAACGAGTATCTGCAGTTCGACGCCCGCTATCCGGTGGTCAGCCATGCCGAGCTGCTCTTCGACCTGCATCGGCAGGGGCGGTTGAAACCCAATGGCAAGGACCTGGGGGCGCTGACTTTCCACGACTCCTGCTACCTGGGCCGCTGGAACGGCATCGTCGAGCCGCCCCGCGACCTGCTGCGCTCCATGAACAACGGACAGCTGGCCGAGATGCAACGCATCCGCGAAAACGGATTCTGCTGCGGTGCCGGCGGCGGCCGCATGTTCATGGAGGAGAATTTGGGAAAGCGCATCAACGTGGAGCGGGCCGCGGAGGTGATCGCCACCGGGGCGGCCACCGTGGCAACGGCCTGCCCGTTTTGCGCCACCATGCTCTCCGACGGCTTGCTGGACAGGGATGCGGATGTGGCGGTCAGGGATATCGCACAGCTGGTGGACGAGGCCACGGCGTAA